One segment of Osmerus mordax isolate fOsmMor3 chromosome 28, fOsmMor3.pri, whole genome shotgun sequence DNA contains the following:
- the mvk gene encoding mevalonate kinase, whose translation MHVKECIVSAPGKAILHGEHAVVHGKVALAVSLNLRTYLRLRATSNGKVCINLLNIDTFLSWDVKELQQLLPDSVADLKSLNKLNAELVTRLHDFVGVSNGNLDTRSMAILAFLYIYLCVFAGPGDLPSLTVALWSELPTGAGLGSSAAFSVCLAAALLSASGDVPCPPANQEDTARWGEDDLQLINRWAFQGERMIHGNPSGVDNAVGTWGGILRYHSGEITPLSRVPVLRILLTNTKVPRSTKVLVAGVKDKINKFPSVMTPVLESVDAVSCTCEQTLSDMTSASCTAEHYSVLEELIDINQHHLVVMGVGHPALDRLCRVTLARGLHSKLTGAGGGGCGITLLRPDTESSVVQSTIEDLRGCGYDCWETSLGGPGVQHHTAASVKQEALELLLQY comes from the exons ATGCACGTAAAGGAATGCATCGTTTCTGCACCGGGGAAAGCAATTCTCCACGGCGAACATGCGGTAGTGCATGGCAAG GTGGCTCTGGCGGTGAGTTTAAACCTACGGACATATTTACGGTTGCGGGCCACATCCAACGGCAAAGTATGCATCAACCTCTTAAACATCGACACGTTCCTGAGCTGGGATGTGAAGGAACTGCAGCAGCTCTTACCAGACTCTGTTG CTGATCTGAAGAGCCTAAACAAGCTAAATGCTGAACTGGTCACAAGACTGCATGACTTTGTCGGTGTGTCGAATGGGAATCTGGATACCCGCAGCATGGCCATACTGGCCTTTCTCTACATCtacctgtgtgtctttgcaggACCAGG CGACCTGCCCAGCCTGACGGTGGCGCTGTGGTCTGAGCTGCCCACAGGAGCAGGCCTGGGCTCCAGCGCTgccttctctgtgtgtctggctgctgcGCTGCTGTCTGCCAGCGGGGACGTCCCCTGCCCCCCGGCCAATCAGGAGGACACAGCCAG gtGGGGGGAGGATGACCTGCAGCTGATCAACAGGTGGGCGTTCCAGGGTGAGAGGATGATCCATGGGAACCCCTCGGGGGTGGACAACGCTGTAGGAACATGGG GGGGCATTCTGAGGTACCACTCTGGGGAGATCACACCTTTGAGCAG AGTCCCTGTGCTAAGAATCCTTCTCACCAACACTAAAGTCCCCCGCAGCACCAAGGTGCTTGTTGCTGGAGTGAAGGACAAAATTAACAag TTTCCCTCAGTCATGACGCCAGTGCTGGAGTCTGTGGATGCTGTTTCCTGTACATGCGAGCAGACTTTGTCAGACATGACCAGTGCGTCCTGCACGGCTGAGCACTACAGCGTTCTGGAG GAGCTGATTGACATCAACCAGCACCACCTGGTTGTGATGGGCGTGGGCCACCCAGCCCTGGACAGGCTGTGCCGGGTCACCCTGGCCAGGGGCCTCCACAGCAAGCTGACCggcgctgggggagggggctgtggcATCACCCTGCTCAGACCAG acacggAGAGCTCAGTGGTCCAGAGCACCATTGAGGACCTGCGGGGTTGTGGATATgactgctgggagaccagcctgGGAGGGCCTGGAGTGCAGCATCACACTGCTGCCTCTGTGAAGCAGGAGGCCCTGGAGCTTCTGCTGCAGTACTGA
- the ube3b gene encoding ubiquitin-protein ligase E3B yields the protein MFSATQSSKSEFLDKARLAREERKGYKEKERAATLIQALVRRFLCRCRLQKQIRKDVDDFFLTSDAGTSKRNALSIFKIARKLLFIYCQDDKLRFEKLCRSILASMEVENEPKVWYVSLALSKDLTIAWIKQIKDVLWVCCQLLKKLKPDILQDNKLVTLYLTMLVTFTDPSTWKIMRGKGEALRPALTRICENIMGHLNQKGFYSVLQILLTNGLARSRPSLSKGTLTAIFTLSLRPVIAAHFSDNLLRSFLLHIMSVPAVVSHLSVLTPECMASIQTHDLLRKFILFLSREEQCGDICVCLEGSHTLCLLGNLIHLGFLSEKVLEEEANHFVKDLTDMLSYCQRYVSQKKSNLTHWHPVLGWFSQTVDYGLNESMPLVTRQLQYLWGVPVIRTLFSDVLSKKLESQEPAPPPQQPTTSQNNLPVKNLFKRAFQKSASVRNILKPVGGKRVDSVEVQKVCSICVLYQTALTTLTQIRLQILTGLTYLDDLLPKLWAFICELGPQGGLKLFMECLNNDTDESKQLLAMLMLFCDCSRHLITILDDIEVYEEQISFKTEELVTISFFLNTFVYKMVWDGILENAKGEKLDLFHSVHGWQMVLYERDCRRKFSPEDHWLRKDLKPSLLFQELEKGKRRAQLILQYIPHVIPHKNRVLLFRNIVTKEKESLGLVETSSASPHVTHITIRRSRMLEDGYDQLRRLPVNSIKGVIRVKFVNDLGVDEAGIDQDGVFKEFLEEIIKKVFNPALNLFRTTSGNERLYPSPTSYIHENHLQLFEFVGKMLGKAMYEGIVVDVPFASFFLSQVLGHHHTTFYSSIDELPSLDSEFYKNLTSIKRYDGDVGDLGLTLSYDEDVMGQLVCHELIPGGKTMCVTNENKISYIHLMAHFRMHTQIKEQTAAFIRGFRSIINPEWLHMFSTPEVQRLVSGDNAEIDLDDLKKHTVYYGGFHSSHRVIIWLWDILASDFTAEERAMFLKFVTSCSRPPLLGFAYLKPPFSIRCVEVSDDQDTGDTLGSVLRGFFTIRKKEPGGRLPTSSTCFNLLKLPNYSKKSILRDKLRYAISMNTGFELS from the exons ATGTTTAGTGCAACTCAGAGTTCGAAGTCAGAGTTCCTGGATAAAGCCAGACTGGCACGTGAGGAGAGAAAGGGCtacaaagagaaggagagagcggcTACGCTAATCCAGGCCCTCGTTAGAAGATTCCTCTGCCGCTGCAGACTCCAGAAGCAAATACG GAAAGACGTGGATGACTTCTTTCTAACCTCTGATGCAGGGACATCAAAAAGAAACGCACTATCCATTTTTAAAATTGCACGGAagttattatttatatattgcCAAGATGATAAGCTG CGGTTTGAGAAGCTTTGCCGTTCTATACTTGCCAGTATGGAGGTTGAAAACGAGCCCAAA GTTTGGTATGTGTCCTTGGCTCTCTCCAAAGACCTTACCATCGCTTGGATCAAACAGATAAAAGACGTTCTGTGGGTCTGCTGTCAGTTGTTGAAGAAGTTGAAG CCTGACATCCTGCAGGACAACAAACTAGTGACTCTGTATCTCACCATGTTGGTGACCTTCACTGACCCCTCAACTTGGAAGATAATGAGAGGAAAAG GGGAAGCTCTCAGACCAGCGCTGACTCGTATCTGCGAAAACATCATGGGACATTTGAATCAAAAAGGATTCTACTCTGTTCTGCAG ATTCTTCTCACCAATGGATTGGCCCGCTCCAGGCCCTCTCTCTCCAAGGGAACACTTACAGCAATATTTACACTGTCACTAAG ACCAGTTATCGCTGCTCACTTCTCGGACAACCTCCTGAGAtctttcctcctccacatcatgTCTGTCCCAGCCGTCGTATCTCACCTCAGCGTGCTCACCCCAGAG TGCATGGCCTCCATCCAGACTCATGACCTCCTGAGGAAGTTCATCCTGTTCCTCAGCCGTGAGGAGCAGTGTGGagacatctgtgtgtgcttggaggGAAGCCACACCCTCTGCCTGCTGG GAAACCTGATCCACTTGGGCTTCCTCAGTGAgaaggtgctggaggaggaggccaaccaTTTTGTGAAGGACCTCACTGACATGCTGTCCTATTGCCAGAGATACGTTTCCCAGAAGAAGTCCAACCTCACACACTGGCACCCGGTGCTTGGCTGGTTCTCCCAAACTGTAGACTACGG cctgAATGAGTCCATGCCGCTGGTCACCAGGCAGCTCCAGTACCTGTGGGGTGTTCCTGTGATCAGGACTCTCTTCTCTGACGTCCTCAGTAAGAAACTAGAGAGCCAGGAGCCCGCCCCTCCACCTCAGCAGCCAACCACGTCGCAGAACAACCTGCCAGTCAAGA ACCTTTTCAAGCGGGCGTTCCAGAAGTCGGCGTCCGTCCGGAACATTCTGAAGCCagtgggggggaagagggtaGACTCTGTGGAGGTGCAGAAGGTGTGCAGCATCTGTGTGCTTTACCAGACGGccctcaccaccctcacacAGATACGACTGCAGATCCTCACTG GCCTGACCTACCTGGACGACCTGCTGCCTAAGCTGTGGGCGTTCATCTGTGAGCTGGGCCCTCAGGGGGGTCTCAAGCTGTTCATGGAGTGTCTGAACAACGACACGGACGAGTCCAAGCAGCTCCTGGCCATGCTCATGCTTTTCTGCGACTGCTCGCGACACCTCATCAC CATCCTGGATGACATCGAGGTGTACGAGGAGCAGATTTCATTCAAGACTGAAGAGCTCGTCACCATATCTTTCTTCCTGAACACGTTCGTGTACAAGATGGTGTGGGATGGCATCTTGG AAAATGCCAAGGGGGAGAAGCTGGACCTGTTCCACAGCGTCCATGGCTGGCAGATGGTGCTCTACGAGAGGGACTGCAGGAGAAAGTTCTCCCCTGAGGACCACTGGCTGCGCAA GGACTTGAAACCGAGCTTACTGttccaggagctggagaaggggaagaggagagcacagCTGATACTGCAGTACATTCCTCACGTTATCCCTCACAAGAAC AGGGTCCTGTTGTTCCGGAACATTGTTaccaaggagaaggagagcctGGGATTGGTGGAGACAAGCTCCGCCTCCCCCCACGTTACCCACATCACCATTCGCCGCTCACGAATGCTAGAG gatGGATATGACCAGCTCCGTCGGCTGCCTGTCAACTCCATTAAAGGGGTCATACGCGTGAAGTTCGTCAACGATCTGGGGGTGGACGAGGCTGGAATCGACCAGGACGGAGTCTTCAAGGAGTTCCTGGAAGAGATCATCAAGAAAGTCTTCAACCCAGCGCTCAATCTCTTCAGG ACCACCAGTGGAAACGAAAGACTATACCCCTCCCCGACATCCTACATTCACGAGAACCACCTGCAGCTCTTTGAGTTTGTGGGGAAGATGCTGGGAAAAGCCATGTATGAG GGCATCGTGGTGGACGTGCCCTTcgcctccttcttcctcagccAGGTCCTCggtcaccaccacaccaccttcTACAGCTCCATAGACGAGCTGCCGTCGCTGGACTCTGAGTTCTACAAGAACCTCACCTCCATCAAG CGCTATGACGGGGACGTCGGCGACCTGGGACTGACGTTATCGTATGACGAGGACGTCATGGGACAG CTGGTCTGTCACGAGCTGATACCGGGGGGGAAGACCATGTGTGTCACCAATGAAAACAA GATCAGCTACATCCACCTGATGGCCCACTTCCGCATGCACACCCAGATCAAGGAGCAGACGGCCGCCTTCATCAGGGGCTTCCGCAGCATCATCAACCCAGAGTGGCTGCACATGTTCTCCACCCCGGAAGTGCAGCGCCTCGTCTCCGGGGACAACGCCGAGATCGACCTGGATGACCTCAA GAAACACACTGTTTACTACGGCGGCTTCCACAGCAGTCACAGGGTCATCATCTGGCTGTGGGACATCCTGGCCAGTGACTTCACCGCTGAGGAGAGGGCCATGTTCCTCAAG TTTGTTACCAGCTGTTCCAGACCGCCCCTCTTAGGGTTCGCCTACCTCAAGCCCCCGTTCTCCATCCGCTGTGTGGAGGTCTCTGATGATCAG gacaCCGGGGACACCCTGGGCAGTGTCCTCCGCGGCTTCTTCACCATCAGGAAGAAGGAGCCTGGAGGTCGCctgcccacctcctccacctgcttcaACCTGCTCAAGCTGCCCAACTACAGCAAGAAGAGCATCCTGAGGGACAAGCTGCGCTACGCCATCAGCATGAACACAGGCTTCGAGCTCTCCTAA
- the mmab gene encoding corrinoid adenosyltransferase: MASLITKQAHLRCIFMTWKCLSANWTNTLFGSQRSYATEGDSKIPKIYTKTGDKGFSSTFTGERRPKEDHVFEALGTTDELASAIGLAREFCLDKGHTFTDQLDKIQCVLQDVGSNIATPRSSARESHIKKTKFSPQPVADLENWIDAFTLELPPLTNFILPSGGKSSAALHVARTVCRRAERSVAPIVRSGEADPDVARFLNRLSDYLFTVARFTAMKEGNSETIYRRPE, translated from the exons ATGGCTTCATTGATTACCAAACAAGCTCATCTACGTTGTATCTTTATGACTTGGAAATGTCTAAGTGCGAATTGGACAAATACATTATTTGGATCACAACGAAG TTATGCTACGGAGGGAGACAGTAAGATCCCCAAAATATACACTAAAACTGGAGACAAAG GTTTCTCAAGCACATTCACGGGAGAGAGAAGACCGAAGGAGGATCATGTTTTCGAAGCGCTTGGAACAACAGATGAGTTGGCGTCAGCTATAGG CTTGGCCAGAGAGTTTTGCCTTGACAAGGGTCATACGTTCACAGACCAGCTAGACAAG ATTCAATGTGTGTTACAAGACGTGGGATCAAATATTGCCACACCTCGGTCATCCGCAAGAGAAAGTCACATAA agaaaACCAAATTCAGTCCCCAGCCAGTAGCAGACCTGGAGAACTGGATTGATGCCTTTACACTGGAGCTTCCACCACTGACAAACTTCATATTACCT TCCGGAGGGAAGAGCAGTGCTGCCCTGCACGTAGCACGGACCGTGTGCCGGCGAGCTGAACGCAG CGTCGCTCCCATCGTCCGCTCAGGAGAAGCAGATCCTGATGTGGCCAGATTTCTGAACAG ACTGAGCGACTATCTGTTCACTGTGGCCAGATTTACAGCCATGAAAGAGGGCAACTCAGAGACAATCTACAGGAGGCCTGAATGA
- the kctd10 gene encoding BTB/POZ domain-containing adapter for CUL3-mediated RhoA degradation protein 3, which translates to MEEMSGESVVSTGLPAATTRTTSFKGSSPSSKYVKLNVGGALYYTTMQTLTKQDTMLKAMFSGRMEVLTDSEGWILIDRCGKHFGTVLNYLRDGAVPLPDSRRETEELLAEAKYYLVQGLADECQAALQNKDAYEPFCKVPLVTSSKEEQRLIATSNKPTVKLLYNRSNNKYSYTSNSDDNMLKNIELFDKLSLRFNNRVLFIKDVIGDEICCWSFYGQGRKIAEVCCTSIVYATEKKQTKVEFPEARIYEETLNILLYESQDGRGPDNALLEATGGAAGRSHHLDEDDERDRIDRVRRIHVKRPDDRTHHHHQ; encoded by the exons ATG GAAGAGATGTCAGGAGAGAGCGTGGTGAGCACGGGGTTGCCTGCAGCTACGACCCGTACCACTTCGTTCAAAGGTTCCAGCCCCAGCTCGAAGTATGTGAAGCTGAACGTGGGCGGCGCACTCTACTACACCACCATGCAGACGCTGACCAAGCAGGACACCATGCTCAAGGCCATGTTCAGCGGCAGGATGGAGGTCCTCACAGACAGTGAAG gcTGGATTCTGATCGACCGCTGTGGGAAACACTTTGGGACCGTCCTGAACTACCTGAGGGACGGGGCGGTGCCCCTGCCAGACAGCcggagggagacggaggagcTACTGGCGGAGGCCAAGTACTACCTGGTCCAGGGCCTGGCGGATGAATGCCAGGCCGCTCTGCAG AACAAAGACGCCTACGAGCCGTTCTGTAAAGTTCCCCTGGTGACATCATCTAAGGAGGAGCAGAGACTCATCGCTACCTCTAACAAG CCAACAGTCAAGCTCCTGTACAACAGAAGCAACAACAAATACTCCTACACCAG TAATTCCGACGACAACATGCTGAAGAACATCGAGCTGTTTGACAAGCTGTCGCTGCGCTTCAACAACCGCGTGCTGTTCATCAAGGACGTGATCGGAGATGAGATCTGCTGCTGGTCCTTCTACGGGCAGGGCCGCAAGATCGCAGAGGTGTGCTGCACCTCCATAGTCTACGCCACGGAGAAGAAGCAGACCAAG GTGGAGTTCCCCGAGGCTCGCATCTACGAGGAGACCCTCAACATCCTGCTGTACGAGTCCCAGGACGGGCGTGGCCCCGACAACGCCCTCCTGGAGGCCACGGGGGGCGCCGCCGGACGCTCCCACCACCTTGACGAGGATGACGAGCGCGACCGCATCGACAGGGTTCGCCGGATCCACGTCAAGCGGCCCGACGATCGcacgcaccaccaccaccagtga
- the myo1ha gene encoding unconventional myosin-Ih yields MEGALVARDRVGIQDFVLLDETSETAFMDNLRKRFTGDLIYTYIGTLLVSVNPYKDLDIYNRKQMDIYMGVNFFELPPHIYALADNAYHTMLTELNNHFILISGESGAGKTEASKKILQYYAVSCPSTTLLDRVRDRMLVSNPVLEAFGNAKTLKNDNSSRFGKYMDIQFNSEGDAVGGHILSYLLEKSRVVHQNHGERNFHIFYQLVEGGEEELLRHLGLERDSQHYSYLVQGECANVPSINDRNDWKTVRNALQIMDFDESTMEHLFGVIASVLHLGNVQFEPDSKSYASLDTDAELGWVSKLLGISAQVLQEGLTYRKIEAKTDEVLSPFTVDHAIYARDALAKAIYGRTFTWLVGKINEAMENKDLSRKTVIGLLDIYGFEVFYVNSFEQFCINYCNEKLQQLFIQLTLKAEQEEYEAEGIEWEPVQFFNNKIICDLVEEKHRGIISVLDEECLRPGEATDLTFLERLEEKMGCHPHFVTHMLADKKTRKTLERGDFRLLHYAGEVTYCVVGFLDKNNDLLYRNVREVMRDSKNAIVRECFSGLEPDSRRRPETVATQFKSSLLGLTEILMAKEAWYVRCLKSNESKQPGRFDEVLVRHQVKYLGLMEHLRVRRAGFAYRRRYEVFLKRYKPLCPATWPHWHGVPSDGVEVLVQHLGYMPHEYSMGRTKIFIRHPRTLFATEDAYERCKHELATRLQAKYKGYRAKGEFRRQKEAATKIETCWRGVQARKEKDRRAWAVKVIKKFIRGYMTRKEAKTTDNSEYLVFVRQSYLNRLKASLPKTVLDKTTWLTPPPVMRETSEILRQLNMRLMVRKYVRGITPQRKAQLQLKVITSAIFKGKKDSYPASVAQPFLDTRISEQDINMKVLQMIRNERIKYSVPVVKYDRNGFKPRDRQLILTTTAAYIVDEAKVKQRVLYTTLRGVSVSNLTDNVVIFHVTCEDVKQKGDLVMQCDHLFEMLTKLSVVANKQGAIKVVQGSIKFEFQAGKENTVDFSTGQEPMAYKAKNGHLMVVSTRTRAR; encoded by the exons ATGGAAGGAGCTCTGGTTGCCAGGGACAGGGTGGGCATCCAGGACTTTGTCCTTCTGGACGAGACCAGCGAGACGGCGTTTATGGACAACCTGAGGAAGCGCTTCACTGGTGACCTCATCTAC ACCTACATAGGCACTTTGCTGGTGTCCGTGAACCCCTATAAGGATCTGGACATCTACAACAGGAAACAGATGGATATCTACATGGGCGTCAACTTTTTTGAGCTTCCACCACACAT CTACGCCCTGGCCGACAACGCCTACCACACCATGCTGACGGAGCTCAACAACCACTTCATCCTCATCTCCGGAGAGAGTGGCGCTGGGAAGACGGAGGCCTCCAAGAAGATCCTGCAGTACTACGCTGTCAGCTGTCCCAGCACCACCCTGCTGGACAGggtcagagataggatgctgGTGTCCAACCCTGTACTGGAG GCTTTCGGCAACgccaaaacactgaagaatgacAACTCCAGCCGCTTTGGAAAGTACATGGACATCCAGTTTAACAGCGAG GGAGATGCGGTGGGGGGTCACATCCTGAGCTACCTTCTGGAGAAGTCCAGGGTGGTGCACCAGAACCACGGGGAGAGGAACTTCCACATCTTCTAccagctggtggagggaggagaggaggagctgctcCGACACCTgggtctggagagagacagccagcacTACAGCTAcctggtccag GGGGAGTGTGCCAACGTGCCCTCGATCAACGACAGGAACGACTGGAAGACCGTGAGGAACGCCCTGCAGATCATGGACTTTGACGAGAGTACCATGGAG CACCTGTTTGGGGTCATCGCAAGCGTTCTACACTTAGGAAACGTCCAGTTTGAGCCCGACAGTAAAAGCTACGCCAGCTTGGACACCGACGCAGAGCTCGGTTGGGTCTCCAAG CTGTTGGGAATCAGTGCCCAGGTGCTCCAGGAGGGACTCACCTACAGGAAGATCGAAGCCAAAACCGATGAG GTCCTGAGCCCCTTCACAGTGGACCACGCCATCTACGCCAGAGATGCCCTGGCTAAAGCTATCTACGGTCGCACCTTCACCTGGCTGGTCGGTAAGATTAACGAGGCTATGGAGAACAAG GACCTATCAAGAAAGACAGTGATAGGGCTGCTGGACATATATGGCTTTGAAGTTTTTTACGTGAACAG CTTCGAGCAGTTCTGTATAAACTACTGCAACGAGAAGCTGCAGCAGCTGTTCATCCAGCTGACCCTGAAGGCCGAGCAGGAGGAATACGAGGCAGAGGGCATCGAG TGGGAACCGGTCCAGTTTTTCAACAACAAGATCATCTGTgacctggtggaggagaagcaCAGAGGCATCATCTCGGTTCTG GATGAAGAGTGCCTGAGGCCAGGGGAAGCGACAGACCTCACCTTCctggagagactggaggagaaGATGGGTTGTCACCCGCATTTTGTCAC GCACATGCTAGCGGACAAGAAGACGCGGAAGACCCTGGAGCGAGGAGACTTCCGTCTCCTGCACTACGCCGGGGAGGTCACCTACTGCGTTGTAG GGTTTCTCGACAAAAACAACGACCTTCTGTACAGAAACGTGAGAGAG gtGATGCGGGATTCTAAGAACGCCATCGTGCGGGAGTGTTTCTCTGGCCTGGAGCCAGACAGCAGGAGGAGGCCTGAGACA GTGGCCACGCAGTTTAAGAGCAGTCTGCTGGGGCTGACAGAGATCCTCATGGCTAAGGAGGCCTGGTACGTCCGCTGCCTCAAGTCCAACGAGTCCAAGCAGCCAG gaCGGTTTGACGAAGTGCTGGTCAGGCACCAGGTGAAATACCTGGGCCTGATGGAGCATCTGCGGGTCAGGCGAGCCGGCTTCGCGTACCGACGGCGATACGAAGTCTTCTTAAAGAG GTACAAGCCCCTGTGCCCAGCAACCTGGCCCCATTGGCATGGAGTTCCAAGCGATGGCGTGGAGGTGCTGGTCCAACACCTGGGCTACATGCCTCACGAGTACAGCATGGGCCG AACTAAAATCTTCATCAGGCATCCGAGGACGCTGTTTGCCACGGAGGACGCCTACGAGAGATGCAAACATGAACTAG CAACAAGGCTCCAAGCCAAGTACAAGGGCTACAGGGCGAAGGGAGAATTCAGAAGACAGAAGGAAGCCG CCACTAAGATTGAGACTTGCTGGAGAGGCGTCCAGGccaggaaggagaaggacaggagagcCTGGGCAGTAAAGGTCATCAAGAA GTTTATTAGAGGGTACATGACCAGGAAGGAAGCCAAGACAACAGACAACTCCGAGTATCTGGTGTTCGTCCGACAGAGCTACCTGAACCGGCTGAAAGCCAGCCTGCCCAAGACGGTTCTGGACAAGACCACCTGgctcacccctcctccagtgATGCGGGAG ACCTCCGAAATCCTGCGCCAGCTGAACATGCGCCTCATGGTCAGGAAGTACGTCCGAGGCATCACTCCGCAGCGTAAAGCGCAG cTTCAGCTTAAGGTTATCACCAGCGCCATCTTCAAGGGGAAGAAGGACAGCTACCCAGCCAGTGTTGCTCAACCCTTTCTGGACACCAGGATCA GTGAACAGGACATAAACATGAAAGTACTGCAAATGATTCGCAACGAACGTATCAAG TACAGCGTACCTGTGGTGAAGTATGACAGGAATGGGTTCAAGCCCAGAGATCGACAGCTCATCCTCACCACAACAGCGGCGTACATAGTCGATGAAGCCAAAGTCAAACAGCGGGTACTGTACACCACCCTCAGAG GTGTGTCGGTCAGTAACTTGACTGATAACGTTGTCATTTTCCATGTTACATGTGAGGATGTCAAACAGAAG GGTGACCTGGTCATGCAATGTGACCACTTGTTTGAAATGTTGACCAAACTCAGTGTGGTGGCTAACAAGCAGGGCGCCATTAAAGTGGTTCAGGGAAG CATCAAGTTTGAATTCCAGGCAGGAAAAGAGAACACTGTGGACTTCAGCACTGGACAGGAGCCCATGGCGTACAAGGCCAAGAACGGCCACCTCATGGTG GTGTCCACTCGTACCAGAGCCCGATGA
- the aldh3b4 gene encoding aldehyde dehydrogenase family 3 member B1 — MSSPPSPSPTRWFKALRRTRLGEPCLKTNALETVELLKRARAAFQAGRTLKESFRLAQLEAILRMLTEHECDFVDALGRDLHKPRFETVLSELMPVKNEALYAINNLRKWMEPQRVEKNLATTLDDSLVVSEPLGVVLVVGAWYSPAQLCLVPLVGAIAAGNCAILNPSEHCSHTAELLHRLVPSYLDNECFHVILAGVTDLAEVVEMKFDHVFFTGNREDGIRVAQAAAPLLTPVTLVLSGKNPCYVDQQCDINTTARRIAWARFQNAGQSMVAPDYVLCHEEAKSRLFQALRCCMLQFYGTDPRESSSFGRMVNLENFNRTRDLLLRSGKAAVGGQSNEAEKYIAPTVLMEVVASDPIMQQDVLGPVLPILTVCSVDEAIAFINQREKPLCVYAYSSNSKVISRLMSETSSGSFCSNDSILQSLMVVLPSGGVGSSGMGSYHGRYSFDTFSHKKPCLLRSTRIECVTYLRYPPFEERNLSLMTWASSLSQRSQGWCQIL; from the exons ATGAGCAGTCCGCCAAGTCCTTCTCCAACGCGATGGTTCAAAGCCTTACGCAG GACCAGACTTGGGGAGCCCTGCTTGAAGACCAATGCTCTGGAGACTGTTGAGCTTCTGAAGAGGGCGAGAGCTGCCTTTCAGGCTGGACGCACTCTGAAGGAGAGCTTCAGGCTGGCCCAGTTGGAGGCCATCCTGCGCATGTTGACGGAGCACGAGTGTGACTTTGTGGACGCGCTCGGGAGAGACCTCCACAAG CCCCGGTTTGAGACGGTGTTGTCAGAGCTGATGCCGGTGAAGAACGAGGCTCTCTACGCCATCAACAACCTCAGGAAGTGGATGGAGCCACAACGGGTTGAAAAAAACCTG GCGACCACATTGGACGACTCTCTGGTGGTCAGCGAGCCCCTGGGGGTGGTGCTGGTCGTGGGGGCCTGGTACAGCCCGGCCCAGCTCTGCCTGGTGCCCCTCGTGGGGGCCATCGCCGCAG GAAACTGCGCCATCCTCAACCCGTCAGAACACTGCTCTCACACCGCTGAGCTCCTTCACCGTCTCGTCCCCTCCTACCTCGACAAC GAGTGCTTCCACGTGATCCTTGCAGGGGTGACTGACTTGGCTGAAGTCGTGGAAATGAAATTTGATCACGTGTTCTTTACAG GAAACAGGGAGGATGGTATCAGGGTGGCCCAGGCGgcggcccccctcctcactcccgtCACCCTGGTCCTGAGCGGCAAGAACCCGTGCTACGTGGACCAGCAGTGTGACATCAACACCACGGCTCGCCGCATCGCCTGGGCGCGCTTCCAGAACGCCGGGCAGAGCATGGTGGCGCCGGACTACGTCCTGTGCCACGAGGAGGCCAAGAGCCGTCTGTTCCAGgccctgcgctgctgcatgctgcAGTTCTACGGCACAGATCCCCGGGAGTCCAGTAGCTTCGGCCGGATGGTCAACCTGGAGAACTTTAACCGCACCCGGGACCTGCTCTTGAGGTCTGGCAAGGCGGCTGTGGGAGGGCAGTCGAACGAAGCAGAGAAATACATAG CTCCGACCGtcctgatggaggtggtggcGTCAGACCCAATCATGCAGCAGGACGTGCTGGGCCCCGTCCTCCCCATCCTGACGGTGTGCAGCGTGGACGAGGCCATCGCCTTCATCAACCAGCGAGAAAAACCCCTCTGTGTGTACGCGTACTCGAGCAACAGCAAG gtGATCTCCAGGCTGATGAGCGAGACCTCCAGCGGAAGCTTCTGCTCCAACGACAGCATCTTGCAGAGCCTGATGGTGGTCCTTCCCTCCGGGGGAGTGG GCTCTAGCGGGATGGGCTCCTACCACGGGCGCTACAGCTTCGACACCTTCTCCCACAAGAAGCCCTGTCTGCTCAGGAGCACGCGCATCGAGTGCGTCACCTACCTGCGCTACCCGCCCTTCGAGGAGCGCAACCTGTCTCTGATGACCTgggccagctccctctctcagaGGAGCCAGGGGTGGTGCCAGAtcctgtga